TGCACAATTTAATTGTATCATtgtttaggctctgtttgtttgtttaggcgtaaaatatttttcggtatggtaaaatattttacttatttttcggtgtttgattatgcaaaaaaagagaaaaatattttacattagttggatgaaaataacttacccttaattaatcttccgtaagttattttccgaaatgggTTGCTGTTTTCtattgcaattctcactgctcagtttccaCGACCGTCAGTTCAGATCCACGTTCAATTCCCTCTTACTCTTTCTtaacactattttgttgatttttgaaaatgtttttcatgtgccaaccaagaaccaaaaaataaaattttgaagcctgttttctaaaaaaacattttacttcgAAACAAAAAGAGCCTTAATGTTACTTCTCGCTTAGATGCTTGTTATTGGATTTTTGTATAACAAACTAGATAGTAGATACACGAGTAATCGCATAATTTCAGATGGAACACATGTCATCGTCACTCATACGGTGAAACAAATGAACATAAAATGCGAGCGTTGATATTATCGCGCCCCTGTTTTTACTGGCGGTCGCCAACCCACTTTTTAGGGCAAAGAGGCAGCGTTTTCAAAATCACGACTTTTAAAAGCGATGATAATAAATATTGAGTTTCAAAAGCTCTTgggttttatcttggatatttcaaaaaaaaatttaggtaaaagtcataattgtttacttttgtcgaatcaataatccacaaaagttaggcacaaaactaataaacgcgaaaaaaatttgaataaggaaaaaataagaaaaagtcaaaaatctTTGCGGAACTTAGCCTGAATCACACTATTTTTAAGATATATTAACGTTGTCGCGTGTAATcttgttgtaaaaaaaaactatgaacaGCCCGTGGGTATCATTTTGGTGGCTAGCTTAACAGACTAGAAGGCATTTTTTGGGTTGGAGGATTGTAGGAATGTTTACTTTTTTGGCAGGAGagatggtgttttttttttgtttttgttttttttgggtatttttggtGTGGAGCAAGGGTTTTCTATTTTGCTTTTTCTGGGTAATATATATgtagaaggattttttttggaaattgattttcacgtTCCACTTTTGTACGTAGGCGCttcacttttaacgtgaagttactagagCACATGCGTACAAATGTGGAACGCTaaaatcaacaaattttttttttttggagaggtTTGTATAGGTTTCTTTGAAGGAGGACAAGAGAGTAATTTCACGTatcaactcacctaggcaatagAGGTTTGTATAGGttatgagagagaaaataagaaGAGAAAAGGAGCTGGTGAAGTCTCGGCTTTTTAGCTGGAGCTTTACAAGAAtgaatattattattattattttttggaatcagAAGTAAATGAGCATATATGGGTAATTTTATGGGGAAGAGAAATTTTTCCTTGGagtttttttggagagagagagagagtgtgtgaaaCAAACAAATGCTTGAGAGTTTCTTATGCGTTTCGGATGAAGACAGAGAGTGGGGGGAGCTGGAATTTTGAGTTTAGATTTTTcctctggagagagagagagagagtattcaaGCTTATTCTTTTTCCCGTATTTTTCTCTGATCCCCAGATACTGAGGCGAGCTTGGCTTTTAAAGGCCAAGTAGGAGAACAGGAAGGGACATGCATCCACATATGGCATTGGGGTGCAGACAAATATGGTAAAGCCGGCGTCGTTCAAAAGTTTCACTCTGATAAATTTAGACTCGCGCGCAAACGGTGGGACTAAATTGGGTGTCAACAAATATATAGCAACAACGCTCGTTCTGTGCTAAACACGCGTCGCGTGTGCATACACCCTGTAGTACGATTAACATTTCTTCGTTTTCGACCTCCCTaccattcattcattcattaattatttaattatgtcATTTTATATACCTTAGCTTACACggcatgtttttattttctggaCGTTCTTAACTGCTTAATTAATTTACTCCTTCTCAATAGAAGGAACTAACTAACCTCAATCGCAATCGCAATCAAAATCACATTCACAATCGAAACAAAATACATTTAACATTTTCTCCGTCGGATTTTTGTAAATTGTACTTCcgaaatacaaataattgtggGCAAAAATCCAAACAACACAATTGTCCAGGAAGTTTCCTTACGTACATGATGGTTTCCCCATATCAGAATAATATCCTATATATTAACAATTTTACAGGACAAGATACAAGAAAATATAGATAGgggaaagggggaaaaaaaaaaatggaggagaAAATTATACCATGTAAAGTAAAtgcaacttattaaaaaaaaaaaaaaactgcaactTATATTTACAAATACAGCACAATATACCAAAATTATCAACACTAGCAATATAACCAAACCCTAATAACCATCGTCCATTGTTGGGATGCTTATTTCTCGTCGTCATGTCGTCATGTCCCCCgatccctttaatctttgtaaatatatttcaaagattaataaaagtaCCTTTCTTTTGccgtctcaaaaaaaaaaaaaaaaaaaaaccaaaccctaaCAACCTTTTTACCACATATCAAATGGACCTTTCTACATACATTCCTGGTCAATTTCAGAGGTAAACTAAACTGTTTTCCTCATCAAATCTCATTTCCCCGAAATTTGGATCGGCCAAGCCACTTCCGGGAAAATTCCCCTCGAATAAGAACGGGTAATCATCCTCGCACTTCGCGTTGATTTCAGTGATGGGGAAGTTGTTTATATCCTGCTGATCATATGAATGGGGAAAATTAGGGTACGTCAACGCGGGTGATGAGTATAAAGTGCTAGGGTTTTGGAATTGATGGGATGGGATTGGGGAGAAAGAAGTGATGTTTTGGTAATAATGCCCAGAAGAAGGAAATGTCTGGTCCGGAGGGGAATTCGAATTTTCAAGTATGTTCTCTGGGCTAAGCTcattgttgctgctgctgctattaTTGCTTCTTTCTCCCTTGCTTTTTTGAAATACTCTGCATAGAACCCAGTCTTCCTGTCATATGAATAGGGTAAATGTTAGACGttgtccatatatatataataggaGTGCATTTTTGTTCATGCACCGAAAAAAGTGGATAAAATTATTCACTTTGTTGGGGTTTACATCAGTTTCCACATCGATTATCGGATCCGTTCATGTTACACGTAGagctaattaattttttaagcaAAGTTGTAAAATATCATTTCAATCCCATATCGCTGAGTAATTCAAATTAGAATTCCTTTGGTTCGGAATTTTAGTCCAGGATTCTGGACCAAGAATCGAATGCTTGTATTAAGCACTACCGTTATACGATAAGTATTGATCCTCGAAGTTTAATGTATAATACAAAAAAAGGCCGCATAAATATTTTGTGGGTTCACATTATTTTACGGCAGACCCCACACTAATTTATATATGGTAGAGAATCTAGAGATCGAGTACTGCTCATGAAGCAACGCGGAAGGAGAAGGATTTGACAATTTGTTGTTTCTCATGGCATGCACGAGCTAGCTAGTATCAAATCAGCATGATTCATTAGAAAGATCGATCTGAGTGGGCAGTTACATTTTATAGTTGAGAAAGAATTGATTCTTTTACAAGTGGCTCAACAGTCTCCTCTTATAATGATTTGTTAACACAAATGACAGTGtggcatgagagagagagagagagagagagagagagagagagagagagagagagagagttaatcGACAGGATTATAGGCAACAACAGAAAACCATTGCTGAGAGGAAAAAAGGTTGGTCGTATTTTGTACTTGAACAGTTTTctactgctctctctctctctctccacgcaaAGTGTCTATTTCTTCCCCGGCAACGAGGTGGTAATCACATAGAATGTCTACCGTTCTTTCCTTCGGGAAATGGTCGGCCGGCGGAAACTTAGTCAAAATTAAGTTTATATTAATTGCAAATGGTTTTGTTCACATCCTTATTAGTAAAAGATGGTAGAAGCGAATTACTAAACCCTCAGGAAGGGGAGGACTGAAGAGACAATGACCTCACTTACTTGATTCTCAATAAGAAAAATACCGTATTTTAATTCGCTATTTTGACCCCACGATAGAATTCCTAATTTATTCTACGCTGCCATTATTTTAGTTTTTGAGCTCACATATTAAAAATTTTTGACTCCACCACTGCTCACTCTCGTTGGTGGAATACattgtttttctaaaaaaaaaaaactaaaaagaataTAGATTTTCTTAATTCCATTCATTCTCTATATCCATGAGATTAACATGTTTGTTGGGGTCAGGAGGATCGGATATTTATGACATAGCTCTAGATACGATAATTTGATTCGCTCATAAGGGTCAGACTACTCCAAAAGATATGCAGTCTAGCCCATTTGCTTTCTCAGATTTTGGATCTCTCTCTTAGTTTCTTATCCTATTTTTCGGAGTTTGATTGCATTCCAAATTTTCAATGTCTAGCCCATTTGCTTTCTCAGATTCCGGATCTCTCCCTTAGTTTCTTATCCTATTTTTCGGGGTTTGATTgcattccaaatttccaatgtCGTAGATTGTGACCACTTGGGATACTAAATAATTCTCCTCCACTTAGGTAGAATTTAGTAATTTACCCTCCACATGTCCATAATAAGTCTCCCTCTATATCCGGCATCCATTTGCCGTAACGCTATAATGAGTTACGAAAAAGTCATCCATATGCTGATATCGACCATTGTTCCTCTTCTTAAAAAACACCCAAATAATGCGTGAATAACGAATCAGTACCCCCTTCTACAATAGTCCTAATTTAATTTCTACCATTTCTTCCTCCTGCTATATCGGGATCCCCTTCTATCCCCAAGAATTTTGACTGCTAGCTGGTTGTAAGGGTATTGTTTAAGTTCTTTGTAGGCCTATGTTGTTCGACTAGACTATCAGTGAAGATATGAATTATTATTCTATGGAGATAatattgttttactttttatactATTGTATATCTCacgttttgagattttgtatCGATAAACATTTAATTCGGGTCAAAGTAGTTTTAACTAAATATAACGTGATTGCCTTAGCTACATACATCTCTTCAATCAAACGAGAATATGAACAAATAGAAAATAGATACCTTGGGAGGAGTGTGAGGGTTCTCAAGGCGAAACTCATGCATGATCCAACCGGTCTTGATGCCATTGGGGGCTCGGTTGCGGTAGAAAACCAGCGTCTTCCTCATCCCCACGAGGGCACAGGTTCTCGGATCGTGCACCGTCCGGTCCTTTCCCGTGGCTTTCCAGTATCCAGTTGCTGTGGCCCGATTGGTTCGAAAGCCTGTGGCGTACTTGCGGTCCCGGAAGCTGAAGAAGTACCACTCACTTGAATTCAGCTTTGCCACCTCTTTCAGATTGAGCATAACAAAGTAGGGTTTGGTAGTTAGATACTAAAAGATATATAATCACAAGTATTTATGTTTACAAGATCACTGTAGATTATCTCTTAAAAATTAAAGACGGTCAAAATTACCCTCTCCGATTTAGATCGGATCATATCAGTTTGGTAAACGAAATTACGTACACCCATATTCTTCCGGAACGCGTTTAGAATTTTGCACGTTTAATATGCTGTCTTCACGATGCTT
The sequence above is a segment of the Rhododendron vialii isolate Sample 1 chromosome 13a, ASM3025357v1 genome. Coding sequences within it:
- the LOC131313074 gene encoding protein CUP-SHAPED COTYLEDON 2-like is translated as MDLRDIGSSLPPGFRFYPSDEELVCHYLYKKIANEEVLKGTLVEIDLHKCEPWQLPEVAKLNSSEWYFFSFRDRKYATGFRTNRATATGYWKATGKDRTVHDPRTCALVGMRKTLVFYRNRAPNGIKTGWIMHEFRLENPHTPPKEDWVLCRVFQKSKGERSNNSSSSNNELSPENILENSNSPPDQTFPSSGHYYQNITSFSPIPSHQFQNPSTLYSSPALTYPNFPHSYDQQDINNFPITEINAKCEDDYPFLFEGNFPGSGLADPNFGEMRFDEENSLVYL